In the Anaerolineae bacterium genome, one interval contains:
- a CDS encoding carbon-nitrogen hydrolase family protein, protein MNRGRFAAALGLLAAAVAYELWRGSGHVREHGEPELQLDYAAEHGADAGLGNMLGVQPYVVPSDYVTWQSLYCKLSAYLAEARERGWLNPKSVVVFPEHIGTWLVAADEKRQVYSAVTVSRAAAWIMAANLPRTLGWWLRSPACDRLRYSLFRSKGAAMARGYHNVFSRLASRFGVTVVGGSVVLPRPRVLAGRVVCTDGPLHNVTALCGPDGMPYPNLVRKIHPTPDEQPFTASGELQDLTVFHTPAGCLGVLICADSWHPEPYEILRREGVDLVAVPSYLIPTGAWDRPWPGDVVSRASPHGGTDAPSTSLSEGEAWLRYALPGRIASSGARVGINVFLHGSLWDLGADGHTIVVRDGQVFEAEHVHGASLLNVWL, encoded by the coding sequence TTGAACCGCGGACGGTTTGCCGCCGCCCTGGGCTTGCTCGCAGCGGCGGTCGCCTACGAGCTGTGGAGGGGCTCCGGGCACGTCCGGGAGCACGGTGAACCGGAGCTTCAGTTGGACTACGCCGCCGAGCATGGAGCCGACGCTGGGCTCGGCAACATGCTCGGCGTGCAGCCCTACGTGGTGCCATCAGATTACGTCACCTGGCAGAGCCTGTACTGCAAGCTGTCCGCTTACCTGGCAGAGGCCAGAGAACGAGGCTGGCTCAACCCCAAGTCGGTGGTGGTGTTCCCCGAGCATATCGGCACTTGGCTGGTGGCAGCAGACGAGAAGCGCCAGGTCTACTCCGCTGTCACCGTCTCCCGTGCCGCCGCCTGGATCATGGCCGCAAACCTGCCTCGGACGCTCGGCTGGTGGCTCAGATCGCCGGCCTGCGACCGCTTGCGCTACAGCTTGTTTCGATCCAAGGGCGCGGCGATGGCTCGCGGCTATCACAACGTGTTCTCGCGCCTGGCCTCCCGGTTCGGTGTCACCGTGGTAGGGGGCTCCGTGGTGCTCCCCCGCCCGCGGGTGCTGGCCGGTCGGGTGGTCTGCACCGACGGTCCGCTGCATAACGTCACTGCGCTATGTGGCCCCGATGGCATGCCCTACCCGAACTTGGTGCGCAAGATCCATCCCACGCCGGACGAGCAGCCTTTCACGGCCTCCGGAGAGCTGCAGGACCTGACCGTCTTCCATACACCGGCGGGCTGCCTCGGCGTCTTGATCTGTGCCGACTCGTGGCATCCGGAGCCCTACGAGATCCTACGACGAGAAGGCGTGGACTTGGTGGCAGTTCCCTCTTACCTCATCCCCACTGGCGCCTGGGATCGCCCATGGCCTGGGGATGTCGTTTCCCGGGCGAGCCCGCATGGCGGTACGGATGCTCCCTCAACCTCGCTGTCTGAGGGCGAAGCCTGGTTGCGGTACGCCCTGCCCGGCCGCATAGCCTCATCCGGCGCCAGAGTCGGCATCAATGTCTTCTTGCATGGTAGCCTCTGGGACTTGGGCGCGGATGGCCACACGATCGTCGTCCGAGATGGACAGGTGTTCGAGGCGGAGCATGTACATGGGGCCAGCCTGCTGAACGTGTGGCTGTGA